TGCCCGTTGAGACCTGTCAACAGATCTTCATTCTGCGCCTTCCAGTTGGTGACGTCAAATTTCGCGTCAGCCAGCGCCGATGCTATCGCAGTTGCATCTTCGTCGGCCTTGAATACTTCTTCTACCTGCATCTCGATAGAAGTTACGGAGTCTCCAAGTTTGCCGACACCCTGCGATGTCGCTATTGACGAGATCAGCCATGACTTGTTCAGGCTGGCCACTTTCAGATCGAAGACTCCCACTATTTTTAGAGTCTCGATGGACCTGTCGGGGGTTATTACGGTTATCTGCCCGCCCTTTTGAAGGCCGAGCTCGTCTTTCAGATCCTTACCGATCAGAACCTCATCGGCCGTTTTGGGAAGCTCCCCTTCAATAATTCTTGTATCGATGCCGTATATCGAATTGGCCTGCGGGAACTGAAGCCCTCTTAGGAGGACGGAAATCGTGCGATCGCCGCTGCTTATGAAGACGGGAACATCTGCACTTGCCGAGAGCGCCGTCAGGGGTGTCGGTAGCTGGAGGGACTCCACCTTTTCCTGTATCTCTTGCCAGTTCTCTATCTTCCTGTCTGGAGTATTCGACGTTATGGTAACCTGCGACGAGTTGCCTATGGTAGTATTGACCAGATCTTTCTGGAGACCCTGGATCAGCGATCCTATGAAGACCTGTACCGAGACCCCTATGGCGATTCCAAGTATTATAAGCAGGGTCTGCGCCTTGCTGGAGGAAAGAAATCTGAAGGCTATCGAAAGGGCCAGTTTCATTTGAGATCACGCTCCCCCATCTTCAGAATCTCGACCGGATCGGTGAGATAAATGTCGGCGCCGATCTCTTTCCAGTATTCTGGGTTGTTTCTAAAGGCGTTTCCCCCAACGATTATACTGGACTGGGGCGTCCACTGCTTGATTTGTGAAATGACGCGCCGCCCGCTTATCAGATTGTAGTAGTTGGATATGCTAACGGCAACGTACAGTGGCTTTAAAACCTTAACGGCCTCTAGAAAGGAATCCTGTGGGGTGTTCGCGCCGGCGAAAGTAACGTCGTAACCGGCCAGCGCGAAGATATCGGCGATCATCCTCGCTCCGATTTCGTGGTACTCCTCAATCGGGCAGACGACGGCAACCTTGGGGCCTTTTACGTCGCCGAACCTCTCCCTTTTCTTGCGCGCGATATAGGGGTAGCAACACTCCATTACCGTTCTGACTATGGAACTTCTCACATGTTCGTTCCATATGCAGAGCCTGTCGGACTCGTAATCACAGTCCCATTCGTTCAGGGCGGGAGTCAACACATGAAGATAAAGACCGGGAATGTCCGTCCTTTCCTCATCTATGGCTTTTATACAGATCTCGACCGCCCTGTCTTTGTCCTGTTCGTCCAGAGCCTTTCTGAACTCCTCATAGAGCGTTTTCAAACGAGCCCACCTCCCTTTAATTCGTCTAGAATCTTCATGTCCTCCGGAGTCAGAACGATGTTCTTCGAATCGATGTTCGATCTCAGATGATCGATTTTTTCCGCTTTCGGTATCACGATTACTCCTTCCTTTCCTAGAAGCCAGGCCAGCATTATCTGCTGGGGAGAGGCGTAGTATTTCTCCGCCAACCTCTCAAGCGCCTGCCTGGTGAATTCACTCACAAGATTTCTCTTCAGGGGAGAATAAGCCGTGAGGGTTATGCCTTCACTCTGACAGAATGGAAGAAGCTCATACATCGCCTGACGATCCTCGATGTTGAAAAGAACCTGGTTGTTGACGATAGGTTCCGTCGAGACGGCGATCGCTTTCTTGAGGAGGTTTGTATCGAAGTTCGAAACGCCGATGAACCTGGTTCTTCCGGCCCTGACCTCGTCTGCCATCGCCTTCATGGTCTCGCCCAGAGGCACGTCGGGATTGGGCCAGTGAACCAGATACATATCGACATAGTCGGTGCGTAACCTTTTTAGTGTACCGTCCAGCGCTCTGTGCAGATCTCTCTCTCTCAGGTGCGTCGGCCAAACCTTGGAGACCAGAAAGAGCTCTCTCCTGTCGAAAAGCGATATGGCTTCCCCGATCAACTCTTCAGTATGGCCTCCGGCGTAATATTCGGCAGTGTCTATGTGATGGTAGCCCATCTCTATCGCACGTGCGATGGTATCTATGTACTCCCCGTCCCTGGAGGTGTCCGGACCTTCCCTACCTCCGATAGCCCACGTTCCCAGACCGATTGCAGCTATCTTCTCGTCGCTATTTTTGAGTCGCCTGTATATCATATTTTCACCCCTTTAATTGATTTTACATTATGCTAATGAAGCCGGCAAGAACGGTAAAGAGCCGTTCGAAGTATTCAATTTTGATTTTGACATGCCTGCCGCCCGATTCTTACACGGAAGAATGGTAAAATATTGAGGAGAAGAGATATCTATCATGGTCGTTTGATCGGAGGTTTTACCGCCTATGAAAGTAGCCGAAATGATAAAGAGCCTGTGGATGATCGTTCGCTCCGTCATTCCTCTTGCAGGCTTTTTGATAATCTTCCAGGTTTTAATTTTCAGAAAGCCGCTCGGGGATCTTAAGAGCCTGCTCCTGGGCATCGTGATGAGCGTATTCGGTCTTTTCCTGTTTCTCAAAGGAGCCTCGATCTCCCTCATACCGCTGGGAGGCTCCTTCGGCAGGAGTATCGTGGTTCTTGACAACATTCTGCTGATAATAGCCATAGCCTTTTTGCTGGGCTTTCTGGCAACTCTGGTCGAGCCGGCCCTGACTTCGACCTCGCTGGAAATTGAAGAAGTTTCGACAGGGACTATACCCTCGGCCTCGATCACTTACTCCGCGGCGGTGGGATTCGGACTCGGCATGGCTCTGGGTGTTTTCAAAATCGTGAGCGGCACCTCCATCAAAACTATAATGGTTCCTTTTTTGATTGCAATGACGGTTCTTGTGATACTTTCCAGCAAAGAGATGGTGGGCATAGCCTTCGACGTTGCGGCAGCCACTACCGGACCGGTCAATATACCGATAACCGTGGCGATCTCGATAGGCCTTTCTTCGGTCATACAGGGCAGTGATCCTCTGCTCAACGGATTCGGGCTGGTCGGTTTCGCCTTCATGGGTGCGGCTATGTCGATTCTCTTTTTAGGCACCGTTATGAGGTTCTTCTGAGGAGTGATACTGTGAGTGATGTCTGCGCGATAATCGCGATTGTAGAAAGGGGAAGGGCCGAGGAGATAGTAAAGGCCGCCCGGGCCGCCGGAGCAAGGGGGGCGACCGTGAGCTTCGGGAGGGGTACTAGCGACAACGAAATAAAGAAGTTCCTGCATATAAACGTTGAGTCTTCGAAGGAAATTATACTCATACTCACGAAGAGAAGCGATCTGGACGGCATATTCCAGGCCGTTGTCGATTCGGGAAAACTCGAAGAGGAGGGGAAGGGAATAGCTTTCGTGCTGGACGTCCCGAAGATGGTCGGCAGATTGTGAAGATGCACACAACCCGTCGCTCCTCTTACCGCCCTTGATTCTTTCTTTTCGAACCCTGTTTTATCAGATCGATTTCCTTTTTTCCTAGCTTTTTGATCTCCCCGGGCCTGGGCACAATCGAGATGTCCAGACCGCCTATCGAGACCCTGACCAGGCTCACAACGCTCTTTCCCAGAGCTTTGAACATCTCTCTTATCTCCCGCTTGTGACCTTCGTGAAGTATCAATCTCAGAGTGGTTGTATCTCTGTCGCTTCTGGCTATACTAACTCTGGCGGGCGAGGTGGTAAAACCATCCTCAAGAGTTATCCCGTCTCTGATGGCCTGCAACTGAATATCGTCGAGTTTTCCACGTATTTTGACAAGGTAGGCCTTTTCGATCTCCGAAGCGGGGTGTGAAACCAAGTGAGCCAGTTCCCCGTCGTTGGTCAGAATCAACAGCCCGGAAGTCCCCTGGTCGAGCCTCCCGACGTGGAAGACACGCTCTTGTATCTTCCCGGCTATAAGGTCCGAGAGAGTCTTTCGGCCGCGGTCGTCGGTCATGGCGCTGAGATATCCGGCCGGTTTGTTGATCAAATAGACGACCGTGGCCTGTTTTTTGAATTCCAGGGTCTTGCCGTCGAATTCGATCGACGAGCTCTGGGGATCGATTTCCCGTCTGGGGTATCTTTCGACTTTCCCGTCAATCCTGACTCTGCCGTCCAGTATCGCCTGTGTCGATTTCCTCCTGGACAGGCCCGTCAGCCGGGACAGTATCTCCTGTAGTCTCAACTTTCTCTCCTCCGCCCAGGGAAAGGCCCTGAACAATTTCGGAAAGATCTTCCAGCTGGAAAAGATCGTAAAA
This portion of the Mesotoga infera genome encodes:
- a CDS encoding ABC transporter permease, which translates into the protein MKLALSIAFRFLSSSKAQTLLIILGIAIGVSVQVFIGSLIQGLQKDLVNTTIGNSSQVTITSNTPDRKIENWQEIQEKVESLQLPTPLTALSASADVPVFISSGDRTISVLLRGLQFPQANSIYGIDTRIIEGELPKTADEVLIGKDLKDELGLQKGGQITVITPDRSIETLKIVGVFDLKVASLNKSWLISSIATSQGVGKLGDSVTSIEMQVEEVFKADEDATAIASALADAKFDVTNWKAQNEDLLTGLNGQSVSSIMIQVFVIIAVSLGIASVLAITVVQKSRQIGILKAMGLKDSVSSQVFLFQGLTLGIIGAVVGIAFGFLLILMFSTFAVGPDGEPVVGIYVNYGFIMLSAFIAIGASTIAALVPARRSSKLSPVEVIRNG
- a CDS encoding cobalamin B12-binding domain-containing protein, with translation MKTLYEEFRKALDEQDKDRAVEICIKAIDEERTDIPGLYLHVLTPALNEWDCDYESDRLCIWNEHVRSSIVRTVMECCYPYIARKKRERFGDVKGPKVAVVCPIEEYHEIGARMIADIFALAGYDVTFAGANTPQDSFLEAVKVLKPLYVAVSISNYYNLISGRRVISQIKQWTPQSSIIVGGNAFRNNPEYWKEIGADIYLTDPVEILKMGERDLK
- a CDS encoding aldo/keto reductase; the encoded protein is MIYRRLKNSDEKIAAIGLGTWAIGGREGPDTSRDGEYIDTIARAIEMGYHHIDTAEYYAGGHTEELIGEAISLFDRRELFLVSKVWPTHLRERDLHRALDGTLKRLRTDYVDMYLVHWPNPDVPLGETMKAMADEVRAGRTRFIGVSNFDTNLLKKAIAVSTEPIVNNQVLFNIEDRQAMYELLPFCQSEGITLTAYSPLKRNLVSEFTRQALERLAEKYYASPQQIMLAWLLGKEGVIVIPKAEKIDHLRSNIDSKNIVLTPEDMKILDELKGGGLV
- a CDS encoding DUF1538 domain-containing protein — translated: MKVAEMIKSLWMIVRSVIPLAGFLIIFQVLIFRKPLGDLKSLLLGIVMSVFGLFLFLKGASISLIPLGGSFGRSIVVLDNILLIIAIAFLLGFLATLVEPALTSTSLEIEEVSTGTIPSASITYSAAVGFGLGMALGVFKIVSGTSIKTIMVPFLIAMTVLVILSSKEMVGIAFDVAAATTGPVNIPITVAISIGLSSVIQGSDPLLNGFGLVGFAFMGAAMSILFLGTVMRFF
- a CDS encoding P-II family nitrogen regulator, which codes for MSDVCAIIAIVERGRAEEIVKAARAAGARGATVSFGRGTSDNEIKKFLHINVESSKEIILILTKRSDLDGIFQAVVDSGKLEEEGKGIAFVLDVPKMVGRL
- a CDS encoding pseudouridine synthase; amino-acid sequence: MRLQEILSRLTGLSRRKSTQAILDGRVRIDGKVERYPRREIDPQSSSIEFDGKTLEFKKQATVVYLINKPAGYLSAMTDDRGRKTLSDLIAGKIQERVFHVGRLDQGTSGLLILTNDGELAHLVSHPASEIEKAYLVKIRGKLDDIQLQAIRDGITLEDGFTTSPARVSIARSDRDTTTLRLILHEGHKREIREMFKALGKSVVSLVRVSIGGLDISIVPRPGEIKKLGKKEIDLIKQGSKRKNQGR